The following proteins come from a genomic window of Actinomarinicola tropica:
- a CDS encoding shikimate kinase: MTTPADAPRPIVLVGPMGAGKSTVGVRLAELTGRRAVDLDAHIAERAGRSIPEIFAAEGESAFRRRERDALAAVLSGVGDVVVAAGGGAVLDPESRVRLADATVVWLDAPADVLIDRIGDTASRPLLAGDDPLGALARTLDERRPLYDEVADLRIDVATRTPDEVASRILVQLGVAA; the protein is encoded by the coding sequence GTGACGACCCCCGCCGATGCGCCGCGCCCCATCGTGCTCGTCGGCCCGATGGGCGCCGGCAAGAGCACGGTCGGCGTGCGCCTCGCCGAGCTCACCGGCCGCCGTGCCGTCGACCTCGACGCGCACATCGCCGAGCGGGCCGGCCGCAGCATCCCGGAGATCTTCGCCGCCGAGGGCGAGTCGGCGTTCCGTCGGCGTGAGCGCGACGCCCTCGCCGCCGTCCTGTCCGGCGTCGGCGACGTGGTCGTCGCCGCCGGGGGAGGGGCGGTGCTCGACCCCGAGTCGCGCGTCCGCCTCGCCGACGCGACCGTGGTGTGGCTCGACGCGCCAGCCGACGTGCTCATCGACCGCATCGGCGACACCGCCTCGCGTCCGCTGCTCGCCGGTGACGATCCGCTCGGCGCGCTCGCCCGCACGCTCGACGAGCGTCGCCCGCTCTACGACGAGGTGGCCGACCTGCGCATCGACGTCGCCACCCGCACCCCGGACGAGGTCGCGTCGCGCATCCTCGTCCAGCTCGGGGTCGCGGCGTGA
- the mltG gene encoding endolytic transglycosylase MltG, whose protein sequence is MSDRTHPDDERLPPGVPSRRAARREAAVGASRPADAYPGVDVVDPDDDGADEWLWDDGQYVRVVRPAGNVRKVLYLLIGAVLVVGLAGAAGLSWVRGQIDPAGEPGAAVPIDIATGTSTDEVATLLADEGVVTNPTMFRYYLRWKGIGGFEAGFYTLNENMSFDEAIEVLDAGPAPQAFATFTVPEGLTVDEMAVRLDEQIDTFSADDMSAALIRMETPWRPPDVDSWEGLLFPDTYEYALADEPFDVLERMNAQFDIVAREVGLDPWMNLDPATATGYTAYQYVVIASMIEEESRVPEEFGRISRVIHNRLARGEPLGIDATVLYARQLADPNASGPITDADLALDSPYNTRLNPGLPPTPIAAPGRAALAAALNPEPGPWLYYVLASEDGSHFFTDDYDEFIRQRDESRAQGLF, encoded by the coding sequence ATGTCCGACCGCACGCACCCCGACGACGAGCGGCTGCCGCCAGGCGTGCCGTCTCGGCGCGCCGCCCGCCGCGAGGCGGCCGTCGGCGCCAGCCGGCCGGCTGACGCCTACCCGGGGGTCGACGTCGTCGATCCCGACGACGACGGGGCCGACGAGTGGCTGTGGGACGACGGGCAGTACGTCCGGGTCGTGCGGCCGGCGGGCAACGTGCGCAAGGTCCTCTACCTCCTGATCGGCGCGGTGCTCGTCGTCGGCCTGGCCGGCGCCGCGGGGCTGTCCTGGGTGCGGGGCCAGATCGACCCCGCCGGCGAGCCGGGAGCGGCGGTCCCGATCGACATCGCCACCGGCACCTCCACCGACGAGGTCGCCACGCTGCTCGCCGACGAGGGCGTGGTGACCAACCCGACGATGTTCCGCTACTACCTGCGGTGGAAGGGCATCGGCGGCTTCGAGGCCGGCTTCTACACGCTCAACGAGAACATGTCCTTCGACGAGGCGATCGAGGTCCTCGACGCCGGACCCGCGCCGCAGGCCTTCGCCACCTTCACGGTGCCCGAGGGCCTCACCGTCGACGAGATGGCCGTCCGGCTCGACGAGCAGATCGACACGTTCTCCGCCGACGACATGTCGGCCGCCCTCATCCGCATGGAGACCCCGTGGCGGCCCCCCGACGTCGACAGCTGGGAGGGCCTGCTCTTCCCCGACACCTACGAGTACGCCCTGGCCGACGAGCCCTTCGACGTCCTCGAGCGCATGAACGCCCAGTTCGACATCGTGGCCCGTGAGGTCGGGCTCGACCCGTGGATGAACCTCGACCCGGCCACCGCGACCGGCTACACGGCCTACCAGTACGTCGTCATCGCCTCGATGATCGAGGAGGAGTCCCGCGTCCCCGAGGAGTTCGGTCGCATCTCCCGCGTGATCCACAACCGCCTGGCGCGCGGCGAGCCCCTCGGCATCGACGCCACGGTGCTCTACGCCCGGCAGCTCGCCGACCCGAACGCGTCGGGCCCGATCACCGACGCCGACCTCGCCCTCGACTCGCCGTACAACACCCGTCTCAACCCCGGTCTGCCGCCGACCCCGATCGCCGCGCCCGGCCGTGCGGCGCTCGCCGCGGCGCTCAACCCGGAGCCGGGTCCGTGGCTCTACTACGTGCTGGCCTCCGAGGACGGGTCCCACTTCTTCACCGACGACTACGACGAGTTCATCCGCCAGCGCGACGAGTCCCGGGCCCAGGGGCTGTTCTGA
- the alaS gene encoding alanine--tRNA ligase translates to MRASELRSAWTNFFVERGHTAVPSSSLIPTHPSAPMFTNSGMMQFVPYFLGEEPVPFDPRRATSVQRCVRAGGKHNDLDAIGRSLRHLSFFEMLGNFSFGDYFKAEAIPWAWEMVTEVLGIDGDRVWVTVHESDDEAEDIWADAVGVPRDRIQRLGKDNFWEMGETGPCGPSSELFFDFGPEWGPDGGPANPAAEERYVEFYNNVFPQYFRRADGSLTDLENRGIDVGAGLERILGVLAGSPSLYVADSLATLVDEAQGVTGHRLGESDLGDIALRLLADHTRTMTFLIADGVIPSNEDRGYVLRRIIRRAIRFAYLLDVETPVCPPLVERCIDVMGDDYPEIVNGRDLVLGIVSREEDRFRQTLRTGSQTLDTELDKLDEGGTLPGAVAFQLHDTYGFPLEVTQEVAELRGFGVDRPGFEAAMTEQRERAKAGRKGGGAASEDAMAEYQRILAEHGPTVFTGREEESTTATIVAIVGDDLFLDRTPFYAESGGQVGDTGQIQTDSGVVEVLDTTYALPGLHRHRFQIIEGEVAVGQTALAGIDAERRAAIRRNHTGTHILHWALRQVLGDHVKQQGSLVAPDRLRFDFSHFEALTDEEIAAIEDLANQEILSNAPVRHYETSKEEAERLGAIAFFGDKYGERVRVLEAGLHSVELCGGTHVSALGDIGPMKIVSEGSIGSNLRRIEAVTGTGPIDRLRAEERLLGRAAELVGVNADELVEGIEKRLAELKDLRDELRAVKQQAAAGQAGTLAAEAVDGVVVARRDGVARDELRDLAIAVREQPGIRGVVLGGAPEGGGVAIVAAVTPDSGLHASDLIADAAKRVKGGTGKNAELAMAGGRDPSALDEALDLVRAALAAA, encoded by the coding sequence ATGAGAGCGAGCGAGCTGCGATCGGCGTGGACGAACTTCTTCGTGGAGCGGGGGCACACCGCCGTGCCCTCCTCGAGCCTCATCCCCACGCACCCGAGCGCCCCGATGTTCACGAACTCGGGGATGATGCAGTTCGTCCCGTACTTCCTCGGTGAGGAGCCGGTCCCGTTCGATCCGCGCCGGGCCACGAGCGTCCAGCGCTGCGTGCGGGCCGGAGGCAAGCACAACGACCTCGACGCCATCGGACGGTCGCTGCGGCACCTCAGCTTCTTCGAGATGCTCGGCAACTTCAGCTTCGGCGACTACTTCAAGGCCGAGGCGATCCCGTGGGCCTGGGAGATGGTCACCGAGGTGCTCGGGATCGACGGCGACCGCGTCTGGGTCACCGTCCACGAGTCCGACGACGAGGCCGAGGACATCTGGGCCGACGCCGTCGGCGTCCCCCGTGACCGCATCCAGCGGCTCGGCAAGGACAACTTCTGGGAGATGGGCGAGACGGGCCCCTGCGGGCCGAGCTCCGAGCTCTTCTTCGACTTCGGTCCCGAGTGGGGCCCCGACGGCGGACCGGCCAACCCCGCCGCCGAGGAGCGCTACGTCGAGTTCTACAACAACGTCTTCCCCCAGTACTTCCGCCGGGCCGACGGCAGCCTCACCGACCTCGAGAACCGCGGCATCGACGTGGGGGCGGGCCTCGAGCGCATCCTCGGCGTGCTCGCGGGCAGCCCCAGCCTCTACGTCGCGGACTCCCTCGCCACCCTGGTCGACGAGGCCCAGGGCGTCACGGGTCACCGCCTCGGCGAGTCCGACCTCGGCGACATCGCCCTCCGCCTCCTCGCCGACCACACCCGGACGATGACCTTCCTCATCGCCGACGGGGTCATCCCGTCCAACGAGGACCGCGGTTACGTGCTGCGCCGGATCATCCGCCGTGCCATCCGCTTCGCCTACCTGCTCGACGTCGAGACGCCGGTCTGCCCGCCCCTCGTCGAGCGGTGCATCGACGTGATGGGCGACGACTACCCCGAGATCGTCAACGGGCGCGACCTCGTCCTCGGCATCGTCAGCCGGGAGGAGGACCGCTTCCGCCAGACGCTGCGCACCGGGTCGCAGACGCTCGACACCGAGCTCGACAAGCTCGACGAGGGCGGGACGCTCCCCGGCGCGGTCGCCTTCCAGCTCCACGACACCTACGGCTTCCCCCTCGAGGTCACCCAGGAGGTCGCCGAGCTGCGCGGCTTCGGGGTCGACCGACCGGGGTTCGAGGCAGCGATGACCGAGCAGCGGGAGCGGGCGAAGGCCGGGCGCAAGGGCGGCGGCGCGGCGTCCGAGGATGCGATGGCCGAGTACCAGCGGATCCTCGCCGAGCACGGGCCCACCGTGTTCACCGGCCGGGAGGAGGAGTCGACGACCGCCACCATCGTCGCGATCGTCGGCGACGACCTCTTCCTCGACCGCACGCCGTTCTACGCCGAGTCGGGCGGTCAGGTCGGCGACACGGGCCAGATCCAGACCGACTCGGGCGTCGTCGAGGTGCTCGACACCACCTACGCCCTCCCGGGCCTGCACCGGCACCGCTTCCAGATCATCGAGGGCGAGGTCGCCGTCGGCCAGACCGCGCTCGCCGGCATCGACGCCGAGCGTCGGGCGGCGATCCGCCGCAACCACACCGGCACCCACATCCTCCACTGGGCGCTGCGCCAGGTCCTCGGCGACCACGTGAAGCAGCAGGGGTCGCTCGTCGCCCCCGACCGCCTGCGGTTCGACTTCAGCCACTTCGAGGCCCTCACCGACGAAGAGATCGCCGCCATCGAGGACCTCGCCAACCAGGAGATCCTCTCCAACGCCCCGGTCCGGCACTACGAGACCTCGAAGGAGGAGGCCGAGCGACTCGGGGCCATCGCCTTCTTCGGCGACAAGTACGGCGAGCGCGTGCGCGTCCTCGAGGCCGGACTGCACTCGGTCGAGCTCTGCGGCGGCACGCACGTGTCCGCCCTCGGCGACATCGGACCGATGAAGATCGTGTCCGAGGGATCGATCGGCTCGAACCTGCGCCGCATCGAGGCCGTCACCGGCACCGGTCCCATCGACCGCCTGCGGGCCGAGGAGCGCCTCCTCGGTCGGGCGGCCGAGCTCGTGGGCGTGAACGCCGACGAGCTGGTCGAGGGCATCGAGAAGCGCCTGGCCGAGCTGAAGGACCTCCGCGACGAGCTGCGTGCCGTCAAGCAGCAGGCCGCCGCGGGCCAGGCGGGCACGCTCGCCGCCGAGGCCGTCGACGGCGTGGTCGTCGCCCGCCGCGACGGGGTGGCGCGCGACGAGCTGCGCGACCTCGCCATCGCCGTGCGTGAGCAGCCCGGCATCCGGGGCGTGGTGCTCGGCGGCGCCCCCGAGGGCGGCGGTGTCGCCATCGTCGCCGCCGTCACGCCCGACAGCGGGTTGCACGCTTCGGACCTCATCGCCGACGCGGCCAAGCGGGTCAAGGGCGGCACCGGGAAGAACGCCGAGCTGGCCATGGCCGGCGGCCGGGACCCGTCCGCCCTGGACGAGGCCCTCGACCTCGTGCGGGCGGCCCTCGCCGCGGCGTGA
- a CDS encoding DUF4388 domain-containing protein codes for MALQGTLETFALPDVLRLLASTKKTGVLRVDTDRGTGELLVVDGALTGGAAERAPRAEEPADVLFELLRAAGGSFVFDADADASGGRTSQEVESALAVAEEQLGEWRQIEAVVPSPHRLVTIDADRDSDITLTAGQWKAVATVGSGCTVDELGDRLGLAELPTARLVRDLVQIGAVALGDHDVVAVDPPASAAHEAPAPAPVAAVPAPAPDPEPVAPQALPDPEPFQPLTEAPAPVAEEPFTSSSASFEPLVEEPSSNGAAPVAPLFGGAADAPSPAEPAPTADSSTWGEATAFAPSPASSFFDDDESDDDPLADDPFGPDPFRIPRLPSAPDAVAEEDSDAAEMARQLANLSPRAAQAVAAAAAATSEEERDQALAQVNEETEEPLNRGLLLKFLSSVDE; via the coding sequence GTGGCTCTGCAGGGAACCCTCGAGACGTTTGCGCTGCCTGACGTGCTGCGCCTGCTCGCATCGACCAAGAAGACCGGTGTCCTGCGCGTCGACACCGACCGCGGCACCGGTGAGCTGCTCGTCGTCGACGGCGCCCTCACCGGCGGTGCGGCCGAGCGCGCGCCCCGGGCCGAGGAGCCCGCCGACGTCCTCTTCGAGCTGCTCCGCGCCGCCGGCGGCTCGTTCGTCTTCGACGCCGACGCGGATGCCTCCGGCGGACGGACCTCCCAGGAGGTCGAGTCGGCCCTGGCCGTGGCCGAGGAGCAGCTGGGGGAGTGGCGCCAGATCGAGGCCGTCGTCCCCTCGCCGCACCGCCTCGTCACGATCGACGCCGACCGCGACTCCGACATCACGCTCACGGCCGGACAGTGGAAGGCCGTCGCGACCGTCGGCAGCGGCTGCACCGTCGACGAGCTCGGCGATCGCCTCGGGCTCGCCGAGCTGCCCACCGCCCGCCTCGTCCGAGACCTCGTGCAGATCGGCGCGGTGGCGCTCGGCGACCACGACGTCGTCGCCGTCGACCCGCCGGCGAGCGCGGCGCACGAGGCCCCCGCCCCGGCCCCCGTCGCGGCCGTCCCGGCCCCTGCACCCGACCCGGAGCCCGTCGCGCCGCAGGCTCTGCCCGACCCGGAGCCGTTCCAGCCGCTCACCGAGGCTCCCGCACCGGTGGCGGAGGAGCCGTTCACGTCCTCGTCCGCCTCCTTCGAGCCCCTGGTCGAGGAGCCGTCGTCCAACGGCGCGGCGCCGGTCGCCCCGCTCTTCGGCGGCGCGGCGGACGCACCCAGCCCCGCGGAGCCGGCGCCGACGGCCGACTCGTCGACCTGGGGCGAGGCCACGGCGTTCGCCCCCTCGCCGGCGTCGAGCTTCTTCGACGACGACGAGTCCGACGACGACCCGCTCGCCGACGACCCGTTCGGCCCCGATCCGTTCCGCATCCCGCGCCTCCCGAGCGCCCCGGACGCCGTCGCGGAGGAGGACTCCGACGCCGCAGAGATGGCCCGCCAGCTCGCCAACCTGAGCCCGCGGGCCGCCCAAGCCGTCGCCGCGGCCGCCGCCGCCACCTCCGAGGAGGAGCGCGACCAGGCGCTGGCGCAGGTCAACGAAGAGACCGAGGAGCCGCTGAACCGGGGCCTCCTCCTCAAGTTCCTGTCCTCGGTCGACGAGTAG
- a CDS encoding type II 3-dehydroquinate dehydratase, whose product MTDRPVVLLLHGANLGILGERQPEVYGSATLEDHVARARRAADAHGLDLEDLQSNHEGDLVDAVLAARGRCTAVIVNPGAFTHYAWSLHDALAAFDGIVVELHLSNPASREAWRHASVVAPVADGTVAGFGGLGYQLAVDAVAGLLEQR is encoded by the coding sequence ATGACCGACCGACCCGTCGTCCTGCTGCTCCACGGCGCCAACCTCGGCATCCTCGGCGAGCGCCAGCCCGAGGTCTACGGCTCGGCCACCCTCGAGGACCACGTCGCCCGCGCCCGGCGTGCGGCGGACGCCCACGGTCTCGACCTCGAGGACCTCCAGTCGAACCACGAGGGCGATCTCGTCGACGCGGTGCTCGCCGCCCGCGGCCGCTGCACCGCGGTCATCGTCAACCCCGGCGCGTTCACGCACTACGCCTGGTCGCTGCACGACGCCCTCGCCGCCTTCGACGGCATCGTCGTCGAGCTGCACCTGTCCAACCCCGCGTCGCGCGAGGCCTGGCGGCACGCCTCGGTGGTCGCTCCCGTCGCCGACGGCACCGTCGCCGGGTTCGGGGGCCTCGGCTACCAGCTCGCGGTCGATGCCGTGGCCGGGCTGCTCGAGCAGCGATGA
- a CDS encoding aminopeptidase P family protein, which produces MSILHLHQLGRMDRLRRVEVLRGALDGVADAMLLTKLVNVRWLTGFTGSAGMLLVGPRRLLLVTDGRYREQAEEQLGDVGVDAEIEITSSPAELLRSASSGWGTVALEADDVTWSMERQAATEWFPAAELVPTSGLVEELRAVKDGAELDRIAAAAAIADDALAGVASQLGNRPSEAEVATELEAAMRRAGAEGPAFETIVAAGPHSAQPHHHPGSRRIERGDLVVIDMGAMVDGYRSDMTRTFCIGEPSAEQRRLLDVVEAAHDAGVAAARPGARTADVDAAARSVVRAAGWAEHFVHPTGHGLGLEIHEPLRLSATSDATLAAGHAVTVEPGVYLPGLGGARLEDTLEITPGGNRALTRSSTVPIVG; this is translated from the coding sequence ATGAGCATCCTCCACCTGCACCAGCTCGGTCGGATGGACCGACTGCGCCGCGTCGAGGTGCTGCGCGGCGCGCTCGACGGCGTCGCCGACGCCATGCTCCTCACCAAGCTCGTCAACGTCCGCTGGCTCACCGGCTTCACCGGCTCGGCGGGGATGCTGCTCGTCGGCCCCCGTCGCCTGCTGCTCGTCACCGACGGCCGCTACCGGGAGCAGGCCGAGGAGCAGCTCGGCGACGTCGGCGTCGACGCCGAGATCGAGATCACCTCCTCGCCCGCCGAGCTGCTGCGGTCGGCGTCGAGCGGGTGGGGAACCGTCGCCCTCGAAGCCGACGACGTCACCTGGTCGATGGAGCGGCAGGCCGCCACCGAGTGGTTCCCCGCCGCGGAGCTCGTCCCGACGTCGGGGCTCGTCGAGGAGCTGCGCGCCGTGAAGGACGGAGCCGAGCTCGATCGGATCGCGGCCGCGGCCGCCATCGCCGACGACGCCCTCGCCGGCGTCGCCTCCCAGCTCGGCAACCGCCCGTCGGAGGCCGAGGTCGCCACCGAGCTCGAGGCGGCGATGCGGCGCGCCGGGGCCGAGGGTCCGGCGTTCGAGACCATCGTCGCCGCCGGCCCCCACTCCGCCCAGCCTCACCACCACCCGGGCAGCCGACGGATCGAGCGCGGCGACCTCGTCGTGATCGACATGGGCGCGATGGTCGACGGGTACCGCTCCGACATGACCCGCACCTTCTGCATCGGCGAGCCCTCGGCCGAGCAACGGCGCCTGCTCGACGTGGTCGAGGCCGCGCACGACGCGGGGGTCGCCGCCGCCCGTCCTGGTGCCCGCACCGCCGACGTCGACGCCGCAGCGCGCTCGGTGGTGCGCGCCGCCGGTTGGGCCGAGCACTTCGTGCACCCGACGGGCCACGGCCTGGGCCTCGAGATCCACGAGCCCCTGCGTCTGTCGGCGACCTCCGATGCTACGCTCGCCGCCGGCCACGCCGTCACCGTGGAGCCCGGGGTGTACCTCCCCGGCCTCGGCGGCGCCCGGCTCGAGGACACCCTCGAGATCACCCCGGGAGGGAACCGGGCGCTCACGCGCTCGTCCACCGTCCCGATCGTCGGCTGA
- the aroE gene encoding shikimate dehydrogenase: MTSPSATTRLAAVIGDPVRHSLSPALFNAAFAARGMDWAYLAFEVSEPHGADAIGACRALGLEGLSVTMPHKRTAALTVDRCTPQATALQAVNCVQRIGDELVGHNTDGAGFVDALAEDLGEDVVEGARTVVLGAGGAARAIVLALAERGAAEVAVVNRTEARAAEAASLAPGVARIGRRDDLAGATLVVNATSVGMAATGDAAATSRFPVEPELLHDAQVVVDVVYHPLRTALLDAASERGARTVGGLGMLVHQAAHAFRIWTGEPAPLDAMWTAARAGVAERSAT, from the coding sequence GTGACCTCGCCGTCGGCCACCACCCGACTCGCCGCAGTCATCGGCGACCCCGTGCGGCACTCGCTGTCGCCGGCGCTCTTCAACGCCGCGTTCGCAGCACGGGGGATGGACTGGGCCTACCTGGCCTTCGAGGTCTCCGAGCCCCACGGCGCGGATGCGATCGGGGCGTGTCGGGCCCTGGGCCTCGAGGGCCTCAGCGTGACCATGCCCCACAAGCGCACGGCGGCGCTGACCGTCGACCGCTGCACACCGCAGGCCACCGCCCTCCAGGCGGTCAACTGCGTGCAGCGCATCGGCGACGAGCTGGTCGGCCACAACACCGACGGGGCCGGGTTCGTCGACGCTCTCGCCGAGGACCTCGGGGAGGACGTCGTCGAGGGGGCCCGGACCGTGGTGCTCGGGGCGGGCGGCGCGGCGCGCGCCATCGTGCTCGCCCTGGCAGAGCGGGGCGCCGCGGAGGTCGCGGTGGTGAACCGCACCGAGGCCCGTGCCGCCGAGGCGGCCTCGCTGGCCCCCGGCGTGGCGCGCATCGGACGCCGTGACGACCTCGCGGGGGCGACCCTCGTGGTCAACGCGACCTCGGTGGGCATGGCGGCCACCGGCGACGCCGCCGCGACGAGCCGCTTCCCCGTCGAGCCGGAGCTCCTGCACGATGCCCAGGTCGTCGTCGACGTCGTGTACCACCCGCTGCGCACCGCGCTGCTCGATGCCGCGTCGGAGCGGGGCGCTCGCACCGTCGGCGGGCTCGGGATGCTCGTGCACCAGGCCGCCCACGCCTTCCGGATCTGGACCGGCGAACCTGCGCCGCTCGACGCCATGTGGACCGCGGCCCGCGCGGGTGTCGCCGAACGCTCGGCGACCTAG
- a CDS encoding 3-dehydroquinate synthase family protein produces the protein MITVPVALGDRSYRVLVGDGARHDLSTLVPPRARRAAIVTQPGVPVDVDPGIEHRTFTIGEGEAAKSLATVEELCSGFARWGLTRADLVVAVGGGLVTDVAGFAAAVYHRGIPVVHVSTTLLGQIDAAIGGKTGVNLAEGKNLVGAFWQPAGVVCDTEVLASLPPREMRSGLGELAKYHFLGGGELDALPLDERVAACVAIKAEVVASDEREGGRRAILNYGHTLGHAVEIAGGFDLRHGEAVAVGLVYAAELAHALGRIDDARVAEHRRVVAAYDLPSTIPEGLDDDTLMAAVARDKKALDGLTFALDGPAGVEVVTGVDPDLVRRTLARVRSAR, from the coding sequence GTGATCACCGTCCCCGTCGCGCTCGGCGACCGCAGCTACCGCGTGCTCGTCGGCGACGGTGCTCGTCACGACCTGAGCACCCTCGTCCCGCCGCGCGCTCGGCGCGCCGCGATCGTCACCCAGCCGGGCGTCCCCGTCGACGTGGACCCGGGGATCGAGCACCGGACGTTCACCATCGGGGAGGGCGAGGCGGCCAAGTCGCTCGCCACCGTCGAGGAGCTCTGCTCCGGCTTCGCCCGCTGGGGCCTCACCCGGGCCGACCTGGTCGTCGCCGTGGGTGGGGGCCTCGTCACCGACGTGGCCGGGTTCGCGGCGGCGGTCTACCACCGGGGCATCCCGGTGGTGCACGTGAGCACGACGCTGCTCGGCCAGATCGACGCGGCGATCGGCGGCAAGACCGGCGTCAACCTGGCCGAGGGCAAGAACCTGGTCGGCGCCTTCTGGCAGCCCGCCGGCGTGGTCTGCGACACCGAGGTCCTGGCGAGCCTGCCGCCCCGCGAGATGCGCTCCGGCCTCGGCGAGCTGGCCAAGTACCACTTCCTCGGCGGCGGCGAGCTCGACGCGCTGCCGCTCGACGAGCGCGTCGCCGCCTGCGTCGCCATCAAGGCCGAGGTCGTGGCCTCCGACGAGCGCGAGGGGGGCCGGCGGGCGATCCTCAACTACGGGCACACCCTCGGCCACGCCGTCGAGATCGCCGGCGGGTTCGACCTCCGCCACGGCGAGGCGGTGGCCGTGGGGTTGGTGTACGCAGCCGAGCTCGCCCACGCGCTCGGCCGCATCGACGACGCCCGCGTCGCCGAGCACCGCCGCGTCGTCGCCGCGTACGACCTCCCGTCGACGATCCCCGAGGGGCTCGACGACGACACCCTCATGGCGGCGGTGGCCCGCGACAAGAAGGCGCTCGACGGCCTCACCTTCGCCCTCGACGGTCCCGCGGGGGTCGAGGTGGTCACCGGCGTCGACCCCGACCTCGTGCGGCGCACGCTCGCACGCGTCAGGAGCGCCCGATGA
- the ruvX gene encoding Holliday junction resolvase RuvX — MSAPDPERPRRAIGVDLGSVRIGVAVSAGTLATPYEVVARSGDRRRDHAAIGRLVEEAGAEVVVVGLPLSLDGSVGPAARAALDEVEELAATLDVPVETYDERLTTVTADRQLKEQGLDASARRRVVDKVAAAILLQAWLDSHPHPTP; from the coding sequence GTGAGCGCGCCAGACCCCGAGCGCCCCCGTCGCGCCATCGGCGTCGACCTCGGCTCGGTCCGCATCGGTGTGGCGGTGAGCGCCGGCACCCTCGCCACGCCCTACGAGGTGGTGGCGCGCAGCGGCGACCGGCGGCGCGACCACGCCGCGATCGGTCGCCTGGTCGAGGAGGCGGGGGCGGAGGTCGTCGTCGTCGGCCTGCCCCTGTCGCTCGACGGCTCCGTCGGCCCCGCGGCTCGCGCCGCCCTCGACGAGGTCGAGGAGCTGGCCGCGACCCTCGACGTCCCCGTCGAGACCTACGATGAGCGGCTGACCACGGTCACCGCCGACCGCCAGCTGAAGGAGCAGGGGTTGGACGCCAGCGCCCGCCGACGTGTCGTCGACAAGGTGGCGGCGGCGATCCTCCTCCAGGCCTGGCTGGACTCCCATCCGCACCCCACGCCCTGA
- a CDS encoding prepilin peptidase yields the protein MSVLVVACALLGLLIGPLLRLAVDQIPPRRPLLRRRTSADGAPVALADLVPVRSWRRPAPAATLVPVGSPDDHPDGSRDLVRMSWRAPAIDVATAVVGGALAATIGTDPYLPAALVLGWTTVLVTVIDLDHYRIPDRVVFPALGASVLLLGVVTVAADLPRGAVGALLGALAYAGMLFVMFLISPAGMGFGDVKLALLLGLHLGWVGGVSEVEGDLVVDGLLEAVGFTFVGALVGTFLGIVLGLGYRMVRGRGAAFPFGPALGIGTVVAVLARGPLGA from the coding sequence GTGTCCGTCCTCGTCGTCGCCTGCGCGCTCCTGGGGCTGTTGATCGGCCCGCTGCTGCGCCTGGCCGTCGACCAGATCCCTCCACGTCGACCCCTCTTGCGTCGCCGCACCAGCGCCGACGGCGCGCCGGTGGCGTTGGCCGACCTCGTGCCGGTGCGCTCGTGGCGCCGGCCCGCACCGGCGGCGACCCTGGTCCCCGTCGGCTCTCCCGACGACCACCCCGACGGGTCGAGGGACCTGGTGCGGATGTCGTGGCGCGCACCCGCGATCGACGTGGCGACCGCCGTCGTCGGCGGCGCGCTGGCCGCGACGATCGGCACCGACCCCTACCTACCCGCCGCCCTCGTCCTCGGGTGGACCACCGTGCTGGTCACCGTGATCGACCTCGACCACTACCGGATCCCCGACCGGGTGGTCTTCCCTGCCCTCGGTGCGAGCGTCCTCCTCCTCGGCGTCGTGACCGTCGCCGCCGACCTGCCACGAGGAGCCGTCGGCGCGCTCCTCGGTGCGCTGGCCTACGCGGGGATGCTCTTCGTGATGTTCCTGATCTCGCCGGCCGGGATGGGGTTCGGGGACGTGAAGCTCGCGCTCCTCCTCGGGTTGCACCTCGGCTGGGTGGGGGGTGTCTCCGAGGTCGAGGGCGACCTCGTGGTCGATGGCCTCCTCGAGGCCGTGGGCTTCACCTTCGTCGGCGCGCTCGTCGGCACCTTCCTCGGCATCGTGCTCGGGCTCGGCTACCGGATGGTCCGGGGCCGGGGAGCCGCGTTCCCGTTCGGACCGGCGCTCGGCATCGGCACGGTCGTCGCCGTCCTCGCCCGCGGTCCGCTGGGTGCGTGA